The Coffea arabica cultivar ET-39 chromosome 6e, Coffea Arabica ET-39 HiFi, whole genome shotgun sequence genome contains the following window.
cgatAACTGTTCATCGCTACTGTTCCGAAtaactgttcatcgtactgtagcgtactgtttacgttactgttcatccgagtaaaaaaaaaaactgtttgggtgttgtcttttttttgtgttttctgtccaagttcttgggtctattatacttgtgtttgggttgttagggtttaaagacaaaaaaaaaaaaagagtcacgtaccttatcTTGTTTTAGTGTtcaagttgctagagtattgctggaattttcttttgagtattgctgaaattctgttttgcctatttcttgagaattGGTTGTTTTtacaaaccctagaaaccgcaacataatttggggaaattcttgtgtttcttgaacaaattcttgaagttcttggaccaccaagtcttgttttgaaaattcttgaacaataaaccaagaactagggatttcttggaattggcataacctttcatccgttttcttgaacttgttggtgtgatctgaatttgtgttccttgaaaagccgaaaaaaaaaaggaagaagagaaggaattggctctcacacaaaggaaatcaagtttcccaaatcttgagtttccaattcttgattggtctccaattcttgattagtctccaaatcttgattggtttcccaaAAAAACTtgagtctccaaatcttgattggttttcaattcttgagtttccaatCTTAATTGAATTTCAACGACCTCAAACTACCAAACCAGACCCCAAGCACCCCAaaatcagtttccaaaaccaaacctAAACCGCCACAAACACCTTAGCCACACCGCCTTTAAATTTTTGGGTTTCTAAAATCTGTTGAGCTAGTCTTTGCGAGCCGATTTCCCTGAAATTGGAGGACTGGTTCTTGCATTATTTGAACATCCCAAAAGCAccacttaccctccaaaatactgaccagaaactcagcaaaacagcagctcaaaaaaaaaaaaaaaagttccagcTTCGGTTAGAGTTTTTCTAGGATTtacaaaattctgctttgtgtcttattacttgcttatagggtaattaattctggaatttttgagagtttgagttgttttaagaacttcgagaaggaaaattgagagtgagtgtgttttcttgagtgatacacgagtgctttgcaaggtagactaggatacatttgttttgcaggtttgacaatatgtctcaagaggggaacatggccgagccgtctgagaccgacgtgtcactcaaactggtgctccaaactcttcaaaaacaagCGGAGAGACATGAATTTGCAATGGCACAAATATCCGACAggttggctgccattgagatgcaAGGTTCCGGAGATACACACCATAGGGCTTCGAGTGTTCAGAGTGCTgatcatgatgcggatgatgaggggTATCATTCTCACACCTCATTTCGATCAAGGAGAAGCCAAGAGAGAGCGAGGGAAGGTCGAGGccgacctaggagaaccgatgacaatcttgggtccatcaagaccaagatgcctacctttcatgggaaaaatgatcctgaaacttacttggattgggttaggcgagttgagcaagtgtttgaagtccacaattactccgaagataaaaaggtgaaacttgcagctattgaatttcaagattatgcatctatttggtgggagaaagtatgtgccacaagaaggagaaatagggaacaaccgattgccacttggactgaaatgaagcaagtgatgaggaaacgatttgtacccttccattataccacggacttgtacaatcgaGAGAACGAACATAAACTCAAGCAAGAGAATGAATCTCTCAAGAATGTCAAGAGTTTTATCAATACCGAAATGTCAAGAGTTTTATCAATACCGAAATGTCCCATCAACCCTCCACCATGAGCTTCTCTAACAAGTAATTCCCTAAGCGAACAATTGGGAATACATAGGCGattttctttgaacaagaaACCTTCATGCctatagtacttttgaaatgcagcatgttcacaagcttgaaacacattagaaaaatcgtcatcatgtgcatacatgtttttaatgtgctcaaaaccaagtagctTAGTGCTCATGTTAGTGATCAAAGTATACCTCCTAAACAATGCATCCGCAACGACATTATCTTTCcccttcttatacttaatgatgtacggaaaggaatcaataaatgcaatccacttcGCATGTCTTTTATGCAACTTTCCCTGACCCTTaaggaatttaattgattcatgatCAGTATGTATCACAAATTCCTTAGGCATAAGATAATGCTGCCACACTTCAAGAGCACGCACAACAGCATACAATTCTTTATCATAAGTAGGGTAATTAAGAGCTCCCCCACTCAACTTTTCACTGAAATATGCCAAGGGTCTATGATTTTGATGTAAGACAGCCCCTATGCCGATCCcactagcatcacattcaacttcaaacGTCACATCAAAATTAGGCAAAGCAAGAATAGGTGCTGAAGTTAACAAATCCTTAAGCCTATTAAATGACTCTTCTTGCTCTTTTCCCCATTGAAACCCCACATTCTTTTTAATTGTCTCATTCAAAGGTGCTGCAATAGTACTAAAGTCTTTAACAAATCTCCTATAGAAActtgcaagaccatgaaaagaccTTACTTCAGACACATTGGTTGGAGTCGGCCACTCTAAGATGGCTTTTACCTTGGCGGGATCAACACGTATGCCATTTgcaccaacaatatatccaagGAAATTAACTTCAGGAGTGCAGAAGACACATTTTTCCATGTTAGCAAACAACCTATTTTCACGCAAGGCACTTAAAACAAGTCGCAAATGCTCAACATGTTCATCTAAAGACTTGCTAAAgatcaatatatcatcaaaataaacaacaacaaacttcccaagaaaatgccttaaaacatggttcattaacctcatgaaaGTACTTGGAGCGTTTGTTAAGCCGAAAGGCATCACAAgccactcataaagaccatactttgttttgaaagcagttttccattcgtctccttcctttatccttatttgatgataaccagatcttaagtcaattttagtgaaaatgattgccccatgcaattcttctaacatatcatctaacctaggaataggatgacgatacttaacagtaattttattaattgcacgaCAATCTGTACACATTCTCCAAGTCCCTTCTTTCTTAGGCACTAAAATGACTGGAACTGCACAAGGACTAAGAGATTCACGTACCTGGTCCTTTTAAAGGAGGTAATCGACTTGCCtttggatttcctttgtttcctccggATTTGCTCTATAGGCTGGTCGATTTGGGAGAATTGCTCCAGGAACAAAGTCGATTTGATGTTCGATACCTCGAATTGGAGGTAATCCTTTTGGTAGTTCCTCCGGAAACACATccttgaattcctgcaaaagagagtagattacactaggaagagaatcggttatgcctagtgtgtaaaaagaagaataatcagTTTCCCTGTACAGAAGTACTATGAGAAGACTTTGTACATTCAAAGCCCTACCTACCTCACGCACACTTGCATAGAAGCTCTTTTTGTTCACTTTCAAGCTCTCGGCCTCACTAAGTTTTTTCCCActcgaattttcttttttcactcaactaggcctctactttctttttttcctcatcCTCAGGCACATTCGGCTTTTTCTTTGCCTCTCTCAGTTGCCTTTTCTCTCGGTCTTTTCTTAGATGCAATTGTtcctcatacacttgtgtaGGTGTCAAGGGTGAAAGAGTGATCTTGAGGTTGTCCATAATGAACTTATACTTATTAGTGAGTCCAATATGATCAGCCTGCCGATCATACTCCCACGGACGCCCTAACAAGACATGACTAGCTTGCATAGGAATTACATCACATAAAACTTGGTCCTTGTATCGACCAATAGAAAAagcgattaaagcttgtttgGTCACCTTGACTTCCCCCCCATCATTTAACCAAGATAGTCTATAGGGTTTAGGGTGGTAAGTCCATGGAAGGTGCTTTTGCTCGACAAAGTCAGCAGCTACGCAATTAGTACAAGAGCCACTATCAATGATCATGAGACATACCTCATCTCCAATTTTGCATCTCGTATGAAAAATGTTGGTCCGttggagatcatcttcttgAGCTTGTGCATTTAGCACTCTCATAGTCACCATAGTTCGAGCCACGGGGTCCTCTTCTATTTCAACCAGGTCAGCATCCTTCCCCTCTTCTTCAAGCGGTGGTATGTCCGCATATTCCTCCTCTCCTTCGCTTTGCCACATTCCTTCTTCATTCATGTACATGATGCTTCGGTTAGGGCATTGAGCCATGAGGTGGCCAATTCCCTTGCATTTGAAACATGCCTTTGGCTGGTTGGTAGACGTATTGACCCTTGGAAGGGCCGGCCGCGGGGTTGGTTTAGAAGGAGTTGCACTCGGATGGAACGGTTGCTCCATTCGCctgttttccctttctttattGCCTTGCCCCGGCCAAGCATTGGATGTTGGCAATTGATCTCTTCTCCAAGGTGTGGAAGAGGATGTAGTGGTTCGGCCACTAGGTGTCTTTATAGGTAAGGCTTGCCTTTCCACCTTCTCTGCATAAGACACCATTTGTTGTAGCTCAAAGTGGTCTTGAAGCTCAACCTTCTTCCGAATttcaggatttaatccattaaggAATCTTGCCATGGTTGCTTCCGAATCCTCTTGTATATTGGCCCTTATCATTGCTACCTCCATTTGTTTGTGGTACTCATCAACCGAACTGG
Protein-coding sequences here:
- the LOC140009881 gene encoding uncharacterized protein, which codes for MEVAMIRANIQEDSEATMARFLNGLNPEIRKKVELQDHFELQQMVSYAEKVERQALPIKTPSGRTTTSSSTPWRRDQLPTSNAWPGQGNKERENRRMEQPFHPSATPSKPTPRPALPRVNTSTNQPKACFKCKGIGHLMAQCPNRSIMYMNEEGMWQSEGEEEYADIPPLEEEGKDADLVEIEEDPVARTMVTMRVLNAQAQEDDLQRTNIFHTRCKIGDEEFKDVFPEELPKGLPPIRGIEHQIDFVPGAILPNRPAYRANPEETKEIQSKSLDEHVEHLRLVLSALRENRLFANMEKCVFCTPEVNFLGYIVGANGIRVDPAKVKAILEWPTPTNVSEVRSFHGLASFYRRFVKDFSTIAAPLNETIKKNVGFQWGKEQEESFNRLKDLLTSAPILALPNFDVTFEVECDASGIGIGAVLHQNHRPLAYFSEKLSGGALNYPTYDKELYAVVRALEVWQHYLMPKEFVIHTDHESIKFLKGMKVSCSKKIAYVFPIVRLGNYLLEKLMVEG